Sequence from the Vicia villosa cultivar HV-30 ecotype Madison, WI unplaced genomic scaffold, Vvil1.0 ctg.000316F_1_1_1, whole genome shotgun sequence genome:
TATCATAGATAGTATTTAAACAATTTGTTTATAATAAGACGATAATGCCAAATCTAAAAACAAGCATAGGTTAAGCTAAGGCACTATTTCTAATATCTTGACTCCTTCCACACGTAGTACATGGTATAGTATATATTTTTCCTTTGGAAAATACTAACTCAAGGCGTGTTCTGCTTTTATTTTTCCATAGAACCGCGTTGACAGTGATCTTTCTATCAATAAACgcttaaagaaaaaagaaaactacGTTTTCTAAATTCAACTTTTCTAGGTCTTTTCTCTTGCAGGCAAACAAGCGTGATTTTTAGGTTGGTGTAGTTTCATTGAAATTATTGAAAACTATACAATTACACTTATCTCAaggttttaaataattttttggaggttaaagatagtgcactaacaatgtaaaataattttaaactttCATCTAATTGATATTCATCAATCAACCATATCACAtgacttttttaaaaatatcaatgtGATTTGGCGCTTAACATAATCGTGAttgattgacaatgtaaaattattttacagtaTCAGTGTATATCTCTTTTTCTCATACTAAATTACTTTGCGTCGTATATAGACACTTTCAATTTTGATCACTACTGATGTTACAATACTGATTGTAATTGTCGCAGTATGAACCAGtgacaatttattttttatcataaaaacaaTAGATAAAAATATCAGGTATCAGTATCCCTACAAAGTGTATAATAATACATAGTCCATTCCCTCTTGCCTATTACTACTACCCTTCTAATTAATGACTTTTGTCCCCTAAATATCAAAGCTTCCAGCTGTACAATTTTCCTCTCCAttataaaaactcaaaaatcatATTATTAAATTGTTTTATCAAATCTACATGCTCCCACCTTCTCTCTGTGTATTTGGATAGAGATAAAATGCTTGCAatctcactcttttatttcttttcataataatGTGATAAACTACTAACTTGTCAGTTTATTATATCAAATATATGAATACTATTATTTAAGGGAATGTATCCTTTTTAATAAAGTGATTGGCTGATATTTTTCATACTAAATGACAAAATTGCTATTTTGCAAATTTGAGTGATTAAATAGAATGGACAATTACAATTTCAaggatttaaataattatttacttgtttaaataattatttacttGTTTAGTTAAGACTCATAGAACAATAAAGAAGAAAGTGAGCGAGAGAACCAGATATTCTCTCGTTCTAATACATCACTTACTGCCCAGATTAACTGGACAGTTGTTCATATAGTCGCGTCCCTGCAAGAGATTTTAACCGTTCCcagtaaaaataaattatatattgagagattaaaaaaataatcaaaaagaaAACTTATATTAGAAGTTGAggtaatatatatgtatataaccAGAAAATGCAGTCATAAACGTGCATTGACCATTCTAtactaattaaaaattaaaattcaaaaaagaaATCTTCCTAGACTTTCCCACACTGAAATCTTCATATAAGCCAGCTAAGATTGAGCTATACTCTACCACatttttctctctatctctctgtCTCTCTTCAAAATTCAAACACTCTTTGAGACTTGCTATATTCAGTTTTCTTTATTAATGGAAGAAATTTTGAATGAAGACCAAATTGTTGAGATCAAAGAAGCCTTTTGCTTGTTTGACAAAGATGGAGATGGTAAATTTGtaatcatttttttcaatttttttttaagaatataatGTTCTTACATAAAACTATATGATAAAATTGTATAATAGGTTGCATTACTGTGGAAGAACTTGCTACGGTAATTCGGTCCTTGGATCAGAATCCAACTGAGGAAGAACTTCAAGATATGATAAATGAAGTTGATGCTGATGGCAATGGAACTATTGAATTTGTTGAGTTCTTGAACTTAATGGCCAAGAAAATGAAAGTAATTATTCTTTTcttccattttaatttaatttcttcaaTATCATTGTATTAATgttttctaattttgttttttgtttttcttgttaATTAGGAAACTGATGCTGAGGAAGATCTGAAAGAGGCTTTCAAGGTTTTTGATAAAGATGAAAATGGATTTATTTCTGCTACTGAGGTATTAATTTCTTCTCTCTAATGGatgttataaatatttatttaatttatatttcaatattatatGATAATAAGGTCACATTAATTTCACATGCACATCTATCTTACCAAGGACAGTACTTTGTACCTTTCCCCAATCAATGAATATTAGCTGTATGATTTAGTGCATGCATTAGGGTTTAATATTAGAGTGCTAAATACAATTAATACAAACAGCCTTCAAATTCTAGTTCAACTGGAAGAAAAAACGATATTGTTAGGTTAGACGTCATTATCACTACACGGTTGTGTGAGCGAGTTTAAGAGTCTGTAAATCCTAATTCAACAGACAAAAGTCGATATTGTTAGTTTGGACGTTAATATTATTGTCACAGTTATGTGATCGAGTTTTAGGGGTTATGAATAGTTCGTctgcatattaaaaaaaaaacaattaatatgtAGAAAAATGGATAGacttatatatattaaatgattgTGTATTTATGCAGTTGAGACATGTTATGATCACTTTGGGTGAGAAATTAACTGATGAAGAGGTGGATCAGATGATTAAAGAAGCAGATTTGGATGGTGATGGTCAAGTTAACTATGATGAAtttgtgaagatgatgatgaccATTGGATGAACAAAATAAACTctcaaatatttaacataaaatcATTTCATTTGTTATTATTCAAATTTGTTTGGTTCCTTATAATCACATTTTCTTTCAAGAAATAATTAATGTTTCTATTTATATATTCATTGTTTGTTGCATTCTTCTTTTGTAGTTGTAGTCCATTATGTGAATAACCAACTCATTAGTGACATCTCAGCCACAccttttgatttaatttgttcaACTCCAGCCCATAATTTATTCTCTTAATTCAAGTTTAATATTCCTTTAATTGGGTTTAAActagttaattaattaggtttatgaAAATCAATTGTAGAAATTCatcatctaattttttttctagtAATCTAATAGTCGAAATTTTACCTCTTAAAAGTGAATAAGTATCATGTCGCAGATTCAAACCTGCACTTTTATACACTGATGTCTATGTACAACTACCAACTGAATTGAATTGGTCTAACCAAATATTAGTTGGAAGCATGTTAATGTTGAATGGGAACACTTTTTGCTCATTTTCATGGACTTTGACTAAACCAACCATTGGTTTAGATTTGACCACATGATTTATAACCACAAAATTATATGGTGTATGAGTTTGTCATTTTCTTGACTTGTAGCATTAGTAGACTTTTTTTCATCCTTAAAAAGTAAGGTATAAATTAAAGGGCCCCCTCATATTAGTTGTTACACTAATTAACCTTTAAGTTAAGAATCTTTCTTCaaagttaataaaaaaaacagtTGAACTATATAGATCTTGCAATTAGCTGTCTTATTGACAAGCATGACACATGCACATTGTTAATATGTTCTCCTCTCATGTGACTTTTACAGCAGAGACCAGTTAATTCTGAATCTGTTTGCCTCTTATCTTGCATTTTTTAAGTTATAATTTCGCTTATAAAAATTATATGGACACCAAAAATTCTCACATTGTTtgaaaattgaatcaaataaatTCATTTCGGTCCACAAAACCGTAATGGCTTAAATAACACCAAAAACACGCAATACCTCAGAAAAGTAGTACAACCGAGTTGAGGTTGGAATAGACACCAAGCAAGCAATATTCTCTCCACATCAAATCAttacttcaagaaaaataaatcagaaagaaactcaaaataaaaaaataaaagtgagaTTCTAAAAGTTTTAATTTGGCAAAGTTGCACAAGACATGCAGCTGGTGAAGAAGTAAGACATAGACTTGTGCTTTTCTTTTCCTTTAGGTGAAGTAGATGACAACACTTCCATCTTTGAACCAGCATTGTTATCTTGTGTCTGTTCCGTGACTAGAAGATCAGCGGTTGCTTTTTCTTCTCCTTTCGAAAAACCAATGAATGAAGATTTCGAGTAACTTCTTTCCATAGTAACTATTTTCTCTTCGATGTGATCATCTTCATCATGAGGCATTGAGTTACTAAGATTTTGACTTAACTTGTTTGACAAGCTATCATTTACGGACGTACAAAGCAACGGAATTTGATCCGATTCTTCTTGCCTTGGTTCGATTCGGAGGTTGAGATTGAAACTTGGTGATTTTTGCATCTGAGAAGTGATGTTTAGATTATCAGGGTTTGATTCAGTACTTAACCTTGTTATAGTGTCCCTTGTTTCATAACCACCATTTGCAAATATAGCTGTTGAAATCAATTGAGTTTTCTCTTCCACATGTTCTCTGTGAATTTCTTCTTGCATCGAAACTTGTCCAAGTTCAGTTGGTGCTTTCTCCTTTACATTTTCCACTTCACCTTTTGGATGCATTTGGTTTTTCATATTTATGTCATAAGCATCACTGGCGTCAGCTATCAAAATGGTTTGAGTTTTCTTCCCTCTTACATCATCATCATCTGCATCATGAACATCTTGCGGTATATCTTTGGTTAAAGATGATGTTGGTACATTCTTATTTTCTTCTCGCAACACCTCATGTACATGGTCACTAGTATCTTCTAAGAGATTCGTATTATCAACTTCCCTTATGTTATCTTCCTCTACAAAAATgacatgaaatttaaaaaaaaaaatacaaatctaCTTCAACAAATTTTCTTCAGCCTTTCAATAACAAAACATGTACCTTTGAGAGCAGAAGTGTTGTTATTTCTCATTTCTTTGCTCATACTCAAATTTTCAAACCTGCAACATAAACAATATTAAGAGACTATGAAAAAATTCAGTATTATTCAAAATCTAGAAGAACAATAATGTTATACTATTACCATACTATGAGGACAGGTTGATCTAAGTGAAATTGCCAGAGTGTTTTATACTTGGATTTGAACAACCAATAACATGGTGTTTCTTAGTGCATAAGGCCTCACTTTGGGTCATATGTCTTCTTAATAAGTATATCCAATAACTTTGGTCATGAATTCTTAATAATCTAAAGAATGGTGTGACCAAATAATGTTCACTTTCGGTGAGTCCATAATTCTGAAGTAGCTCATATACATACCGGTCTCATTATTTAAAATGCTTTTAAAATGAATCTGACACAAACATCTAACACAACACTGACACTTCCATACTGACAATAATTCAAAAACGAAAAGAAATTGAATGTCTGAAATCAACGTGTCAGATACTAGACACACCTTTAATCAGAAGTGTCAATACTACATAGGCTTAGGTAATTTGGTGTATTGTTTTttcattaatgttttttttatttttgttcttgaAGTTTATTCTATACACGCAAGGTGGCATGAGAAATTCAGAGTTGGACTCATCATTGTGTACATTGTCATTCTTTAGTACTCGCTCTACCTTTTTTATATGATAAGAAAAGAAGTTAACAACTCAGACTTTTCTCAAATCTTTTTCGCTTTCAAAAAGATCAtatataaagaaaagaaaagttggTTACTTTTACATATAACTAACAAGTAAAgatataaagaaaagaaaagttggTTAGTTTTATATATAACTTACTTGTAAACATCTTTTGCTCTAGTTAGAATCTTAAAATAGAAGTGTGAAATTTTGCTGTTTGAAAACACTTGAGTTAAGATAAATATTAGTGTTATTGTCATTCTCATGAGCAAACTGTCTTGTTACACATTTTTCGACAAAAAATTAACCTTGAAATAATTGTGGCTGACAGCATCCAAGTAAACTTTTTTCAGTTTATATTCAGTCTGAGAACCCTAACTGCAGAATATGAACATCATTTATCATCCTTTTAGTATCTTAAGCCAGAATTCGTCTCGTGGAGCTTACAGCAGATGGATAGTCAATAGTAATATTGGAACATAATTATTGAGCTTAAGAGAATAAAAACCAATTTATCAGTGTAAATTCGGAAGTTGCGCAAATATTATACACGTAAGAAGAATATGATCCAATCGCAACACTGCGTGAAAACTTTACAAACATACTACCACTTCCCTAGTAACTTAATTTCCATGCTGATCCTGATCTAACATGCTAGTTGCTGCTAAattcttttatatatttaaaacttTCTGTCTGCTTTAAGGTCATACCAGTGCTCTAGTACACTCTGTCATGTTAAAGGTACTACAGCATCGTCATAAACAAGATACCAGGCGGTGAAATGAACGTGTGAAACAGTGAGAAATCAGATTATATGATTTATAGCAAAAACTATTTTCAAGTCATTTATGAATACCAGCCTGTTAAATAAATGAATTTCATTACTTAACATGTTATCCGAGTCTCTAACTCtcttttaaaaaatcataaaGATTTCAATCATGTCATTGCCATTTCCTATTTATCAAATTTAAACTTAGCACAAGGAAAGGTTGAGCTGGTTTTTTTCCACACTTAAAGCAAAAAATGCATACACATGAAGGGGGAATGGCAGGGGTAAAGTGAAAACTAATTCTTCTTGGACCACTGCTTACCTGTGTCAAAAGTAAAGTCAGAAGAACATGATGAAACAGCTTTCAGATATTTTAAATTATCATataaaatcaatctcaacaactCATCAAAGTTAATAACGCAGAACGACAACAGTAGATACATTGACTTATTTAGATGTCTTCGACATAAATTTACGAAGCACGGACACATACACGATACTGATAGAGAAACAGACACCAAGAGACTGCTAATAATTTGAACAATAGAATTGAATGTAATCACATGTGTCGTGTCATGTCGGTGTCTGACACTAACACGCGTCGGACACCAAATACACTTTCAATCTGAAtttttggtgctacattgatgaaaACCGTCTATTGGTTTTCAGGTAATATTTGTAAATCTATAAGCTCCATAGTTGAGTTCGAAATTAAACTTTgagttaatataaattaaatcagACAAGGGAAATCATCAATGGAGCTTAATTGTGTCAAGATATATCCTTTAATCCCTCAAGGAAACAAGAACCGTATATTTAATCTACTTTTCATTTTCTCCTTGACTCAAAGAATCTCCAAATGTTGCATTTACATTCAAATAACTTGAGATTTACATCACAGGTAAATGCTATCTGAAATTTAATAGATGTTCcaagtttaaaataaataaatggagaGTAACAccatttttcttgattgtttgttaCTTGCACATGTTtaaatagaaattgaaataagTGATTTTGTTCATTATATGTGAGCTCCACTAGTTCAAACCACGTGAAGTGAATTACAGGCAATAGCCGAAGGTAAAGATACATGTATAACCCAACAATAGGATATAGAATATAAAAAGCTTAAATCAATTGAATGTGCCGATAAATTTTTATCATCTAACAACTAGAAAAAGAAATAGTATGTACCTGTATTTTGTCAAAATCGTCAGGGAAAGAATGTATCTTATCTTATCCAACTCCACTTTCAAAGTTATTGACCTTTTGATGCCCATTAATACTCCACTTATAATACTCTTGGGGTGAAATTGCACCTTTAAGAAGTCGGTCGAACCATACTCCATTTTCAACACATTCAATTATAATCCATCTTATACTAGCTTTGATACCATTAGCCACAACATTAATATCATTGACCATATAGCAAAATTCTTCTGTGAAGATATAGACATcataagaacaatttttttatatagtttATACCCCGTAAATGGGGGCCTTAATTTCAGTATAAGCTATACGAAGAAAAAGGCATGAAATTTTCATCACACAAATTTCAAAATGATAAATTGCAAATCTGAAAGATAGTGGCAAATGTTCAAGAGACTCGGATGATCTGacaaaatgaataaaattaattGCACATAAGTTGTTTgaataaacaatttaattaagtGCTTATAGTATAAGCGTTTATCATATAAGTGTTTATAAATAAgttatttctataacaaaaataaaataaaatctaactgtttttatataagttttaagttgttttcataaactCTTCCAAACAGTTTTGTAAAATCTTATACCAATAGAtaagctcaaataagtcaatccaaAACCCATACTATGCAATATGCATGTTGTAGTCTCATTCACATCTGACAAACCAAAATCATTCCAAACATGCACTATATCCAGGAATACTTCTCACTTTCGTATTCTTTGTCACGGCCCTTATTTGAGCTACTTCATCCCACCTCCCCCCTTGGGCTCGTATACTTGATATCAAAGCATGAGCACCTGAGTTATGTGGTTgcaattttaatatttgttttcctATAGCCTCCCCAATCTCTGTATCTCCATATAATCTGCAAGCAGAAAGCAGAGAAGACAGTGCAGCAGAACTATGTGTTGTCGGCATGCTTTTGACCAGATTGTATGCCTCTTTAAGTCGACCAGATCGGCTTAATAAATCTACTATACAACTATAATGAACTTCACTTGGAATTATTGCATACTCCTTCATCATTATCCCAAAAATTTGTAAACCCTCTTCTACCAATCCTGAGTGGCTGCAGGCAGTGAGGACTGAAGTGAAAGTAACTTCATCGGGTGTGACTTTTGCATATTTCATAAGATCAAAGAGCTCTAATACCTCTGTATAGTTTCCATGCATCGCATATGCCCCTATCATTGCATTCCATGATGTGAGACACAGTTCTGTCATTTGCTCAAATATGTATCTAGCCATACGCAGTTTTCCACACTTAGCATACGTAGTAATAAGGGAATTATTTACAGAGAGCTTGTTACCATGGAAAAATCTGTAACTGACACAGTGAACTTCCTTAACAAAATTTAGACATCCAAGCTGGGATAATGCCTGAATGAGACCAACTAGAGTAACAGAGTCAATATTTAGATTTTCTTTTTGCAGCAGACGAAACAAATTTATGGCTTCGTCAATGTGGCCGTGATAAATATAACCCATTATCATCGAAGTCCATGAAACCAAGTCCCTTGTTCTCATCCTATTGAAGACTACCCTTGCATCCACTACACGCTCACATTTTGCATATGCATGAATAATTTGATTTGCGATTTCCACATGCGATATGTGCTTATGCCTCAATACATAACCATGTATAGACCTGACTAATCTAATGTCTCTCAATTTTGATACAGCAGAAATCAAATTAAGAAACAAAGCCACATTCGGATTAACATTCAACTTGACCATTTCACGATAAACATTTACCGCCTCCACAGGTAACTCATTTTCAAGATAACCAGACATCATAACATTATATACAACAACATCCTTATTCCCCAATCTTTTAAACAGTTTCCTAGCTTTGGTTACACTAATTTTACAGTATAGATCAACCAAAGCAGTGGAAGCCACCAAATCAAGTTCTACCCCCATCGTGATCATGTATCCATGAATGCTCATCCCTCGGCGTAAAAAATTCAATTCACCACAACACAGAACAGCATTGGCCAATGTTACCAAATCGGGCAAAACATTTCTACATATCATTTGACGAAAAAGTTGAAAAGCTTCTAAAGCCTGACCATTTTGAAGATAAGCAGCTATCAAAGTGTTCCAAGAACCGACATTTGTTGTTTTTCGAGCATCCATCTTGGCAAAAACCGAAGCAGCTAACCCTACACCATCACATTTATGATACATATCCAAAAGGGTTGTCTCAAAAACATCATCACACAAACCAATTTCTCTCCTGACAGCATAACCATGAATAGCACGGCCCTCTTGCAGCAATCCTAATCTCGCCGCTGCATGCATCAAACTCACTAACGTAACTCGATTCGGAAGCAGCCCTTGCTGCTGCATTGTAGAAGCAATTGTGAAAGCACCATAAGCAGAGGAATCACCAGAGTGAGCATATGCATTGATAATGGAAGTGTAAGCAACAATATCTTTGTTAGTAATTTCATCAAACAGCTTATGTGCATATTTTATTTTCCCATATTGTGAGTAAAACCGAATGAGAGAAGAACCTACAAAACAGTCAGAGTTGAAACTGAGCTTGATGGAATCCACGTGAACCCCTCTTCCAAATTCTAGAGTGCCTAAGGAAACACAAGTTTTGAGGCAAATGGTGATAGCTGAGGGACATAAACCGAATTTGTTGTGTTTGGAAGATAAATAGCGACGGAATATGTCGTCGTATTTGACGAGCGTCGTGGAAAGGTTTTTCCGAGTCATCAAAAGCACGTCCAGTTTTCATTTCATCTCTGTAGTATCAATACCCATTTCGATTTTGATGCACATGCTCTGTGTTATCACTGATTTCTTCTTACGATGTTTTATGATTTCCCTATTTCTACAAAAAATTTACTGTGTTTTTTTAGCTTTGCCTATTTTTTTGGTCTTGCTTAGTATACAATAGTTATATGAAAAGGGTTTTACCAACAAAAATTTCATTGACCctcgatttttatttttaaatttcattagAAAGATACTCAACCCATCTCATGCTTATCTTATACACCACATAAAATTTCATAGTTGTCTCTGGCTTTCGTAGATTCTAATCCGGAAGCatctcaaattttgaaaaaatttgattccttCCGTAGATGCTTCTACGGAAAGATAATAAActagtgttttttaaataaaaatacacaTTAAACTATGTTAAGGgaagcttccgtagatgcatctatggaacaaCTTAGCGCCAC
This genomic interval carries:
- the LOC131626643 gene encoding pentatricopeptide repeat-containing protein At4g21300-like is translated as MTRKNLSTTLVKYDDIFRRYLSSKHNKFGLCPSAITICLKTCVSLGTLEFGRGVHVDSIKLSFNSDCFVGSSLIRFYSQYGKIKYAHKLFDEITNKDIVAYTSIINAYAHSGDSSAYGAFTIASTMQQQGLLPNRVTLVSLMHAAARLGLLQEGRAIHGYAVRREIGLCDDVFETTLLDMYHKCDGVGLAASVFAKMDARKTTNVGSWNTLIAAYLQNGQALEAFQLFRQMICRNVLPDLVTLANAVLCCGELNFLRRGMSIHGYMITMGVELDLVASTALVDLYCKISVTKARKLFKRLGNKDVVVYNVMMSGYLENELPVEAVNVYREMVKLNVNPNVALFLNLISAVSKLRDIRLVRSIHGYVLRHKHISHVEIANQIIHAYAKCERVVDARVVFNRMRTRDLVSWTSMIMGYIYHGHIDEAINLFRLLQKENLNIDSVTLVGLIQALSQLGCLNFVKEVHCVSYRFFHGNKLSVNNSLITTYAKCGKLRMARYIFEQMTELCLTSWNAMIGAYAMHGNYTEVLELFDLMKYAKVTPDEVTFTSVLTACSHSGLVEEGLQIFGIMMKEYAIIPSEVHYSCIVDLLSRSGRLKEAYNLVKSMPTTHSSAALSSLLSACRLYGDTEIGEAIGKQILKLQPHNSGAHALISSIRAQGGRWDEVAQIRAVTKNTKVRSIPGYSACLE
- the LOC131626624 gene encoding uncharacterized protein LOC131626624 — encoded protein: MSKEMRNNNTSALKEEDNIREVDNTNLLEDTSDHVHEVLREENKNVPTSSLTKDIPQDVHDADDDDVRGKKTQTILIADASDAYDINMKNQMHPKGEVENVKEKAPTELGQVSMQEEIHREHVEEKTQLISTAIFANGGYETRDTITRLSTESNPDNLNITSQMQKSPSFNLNLRIEPRQEESDQIPLLCTSVNDSLSNKLSQNLSNSMPHDEDDHIEEKIVTMERSYSKSSFIGFSKGEEKATADLLVTEQTQDNNAGSKMEVLSSTSPKGKEKHKSMSYFFTSCMSCATLPN
- the LOC131626625 gene encoding calmodulin-like protein 8 gives rise to the protein MEEILNEDQIVEIKEAFCLFDKDGDGCITVEELATVIRSLDQNPTEEELQDMINEVDADGNGTIEFVEFLNLMAKKMKETDAEEDLKEAFKVFDKDENGFISATELRHVMITLGEKLTDEEVDQMIKEADLDGDGQVNYDEFVKMMMTIG